From Streptomyces sp. NBC_00683, one genomic window encodes:
- a CDS encoding peptidoglycan DD-metalloendopeptidase family protein: MSRRTLLRGSVTTLGLAAGGVLFSGTAAHALDIYNPFSGYQMTGTWQDHLNSGSLGGLDYGMGVGTALPAAGAGVVTNIPDNGTGGHTVTITHSDGYRTQYMHLSQFLLANGTSVGKGAIVGRSGGAVGAPGSGSSTGPHVHWHLITPGGTRVNPLNYLGGGGGGLPKTTTEQDGVPGPIMWKRTQNWLRIESGYTGPIDGVPGTNTYAALQRNMRNWGYTGPIDGVMGPNSWAAVQRLAAANGYTGPIDGVMGPNSWRGFGHFINQDRWD; this comes from the coding sequence ATGAGCCGCCGCACCCTGCTGCGCGGCTCGGTCACCACGCTCGGCCTGGCTGCCGGCGGCGTTCTGTTCTCGGGAACCGCCGCCCATGCCCTGGACATCTACAACCCGTTCAGCGGCTACCAGATGACGGGCACCTGGCAGGATCACCTCAACAGCGGTTCCCTGGGCGGGCTCGACTACGGGATGGGCGTCGGTACCGCGCTGCCCGCCGCCGGTGCCGGCGTCGTCACCAACATCCCGGACAACGGCACGGGTGGACACACCGTCACCATCACCCACAGCGACGGGTACCGGACGCAGTACATGCACCTGTCGCAGTTCCTGCTGGCCAACGGCACCTCGGTCGGCAAGGGCGCCATCGTCGGACGGTCCGGGGGTGCCGTCGGCGCCCCCGGCTCCGGAAGCTCCACCGGACCGCACGTCCACTGGCATCTCATCACCCCGGGCGGCACCCGGGTCAACCCGCTCAACTACCTGGGCGGGGGCGGCGGCGGACTGCCGAAGACCACGACGGAGCAGGACGGTGTCCCGGGTCCGATCATGTGGAAAAGGACGCAGAACTGGCTGCGGATCGAGTCCGGTTACACCGGGCCGATCGACGGTGTCCCCGGGACCAATACATACGCCGCGCTCCAGAGGAACATGCGTAACTGGGGCTACACCGGACCCATCGACGGAGTGATGGGACCCAACTCCTGGGCCGCGGTCCAACGACTGGCCGCCGCCAACGGCTACACCGGACCCATCGACGGTGTCATGGGACCCAACTCCTGGCGGGGCTTCGGCCACTTCATCAACCAGGACCGCTGGGACTGA
- a CDS encoding GH25 family lysozyme — translation MHRRTLIRGAVATALAPVGIVTAARAAAGAGRAPAADLQGVDVSNYQVGIDYARAAGEGRSFVIAKAGGCQLAEGPYVTSSYAGHVDGARAAGLRVGHYWLSGDFLTPTAAADYFVDHLHDYRVGDVLALDVEVLDDSTRLWNDTDVSTWFNRVRERVGAYVPWFYISAGALRAGTWSRTVAAGAHLWAASWGSNNGTYPGAPDLGGRYPDWAAHQYTSVGSAGGVSPVDLNLARAWAFDLTEPTDPPPGGDALPKSTTEQDGVPGPVMWKRTQNWLRIESGYTGPIDGVPGTNTYAALQRNMRNWGYTGPIDGVMGPNSWAAVQRLAAANGYTGPIDGVMGPNSWRGFGHFINQDRWD, via the coding sequence ATGCACAGGAGAACCTTGATCCGTGGCGCCGTCGCGACGGCCCTGGCCCCGGTCGGCATCGTCACGGCCGCCCGTGCCGCGGCCGGTGCCGGCCGGGCTCCCGCCGCCGATCTGCAGGGCGTGGACGTCTCGAACTACCAGGTCGGCATCGACTACGCCCGCGCCGCCGGGGAAGGCCGGAGTTTCGTCATCGCCAAGGCCGGAGGGTGCCAGCTCGCCGAGGGCCCCTACGTCACGTCGTCGTACGCCGGGCATGTGGACGGAGCCCGCGCCGCGGGTCTGCGCGTCGGGCACTACTGGCTGTCGGGGGACTTCCTCACCCCCACCGCCGCCGCCGACTACTTCGTGGACCACCTCCACGACTACCGCGTCGGTGACGTGCTCGCGCTGGACGTCGAGGTGCTCGACGACTCCACCCGGCTGTGGAACGACACGGATGTGTCCACCTGGTTCAACCGCGTACGGGAACGGGTCGGCGCCTACGTGCCCTGGTTCTACATCAGCGCGGGCGCACTGCGGGCCGGCACCTGGAGCCGCACCGTCGCCGCAGGCGCTCACCTGTGGGCGGCCTCCTGGGGGTCCAACAACGGCACCTATCCCGGCGCGCCCGACCTCGGCGGCCGCTACCCCGACTGGGCCGCCCACCAGTACACCTCCGTCGGATCCGCGGGCGGAGTCTCTCCCGTCGACCTCAACCTCGCCCGCGCCTGGGCCTTCGACCTCACGGAGCCGACCGACCCGCCGCCCGGAGGGGACGCGCTGCCCAAGTCGACGACGGAGCAGGACGGTGTTCCGGGTCCGGTCATGTGGAAAAGGACGCAGAACTGGCTGCGGATCGAGTCCGGTTACACCGGGCCGATCGACGGTGTCCCCGGGACCAATACATACGCCGCGCTCCAGAGGAACATGCGTAACTGGGGCTACACCGGACCCATCGACGGAGTGATGGGACCCAACTCCTGGGCCGCGGTCCAACGACTGGCCGCCGCCAACGGCTACACCGGACCCATCGACGGTGTCATGGGACCCAACTCCTGGCGGGGCTTCGGCCACTTCATCAACCAGGACCGCTGGGACTGA
- a CDS encoding heavy-metal-associated domain-containing protein, which produces MSWFTSGGSRPAVHGTTTTAAAGRTATVYRVSGMTCGHCRTAITKSVGALDEVVSVDVDVAGGLVTVTAGGQPDDTAIAAAVDDAGYELTGRV; this is translated from the coding sequence ATGTCCTGGTTCACTTCCGGCGGCAGCCGCCCGGCCGTCCACGGCACCACCACGACCGCCGCCGCGGGCCGCACAGCCACCGTCTACCGCGTGTCCGGCATGACCTGCGGGCACTGCCGGACCGCCATCACGAAGTCGGTCGGAGCGCTGGACGAGGTCGTCTCCGTGGATGTCGACGTGGCCGGAGGCCTGGTCACCGTCACCGCCGGCGGACAGCCGGACGACACGGCGATCGCCGCGGCGGTCGACGACGCCGGCTACGAGCTGACCGGCCGCGTCTGA